aaaattacatcacAGATATAACATAAACCAAATACTGCAAAATTACAGGTATCTAAAATCCCAATCTCATatgtttaaattgtaaaatttgacATCATATACTTCAACGTATCTTCAACCATAAATCTATCACTATCATATGTGAGCAAGTTTAATGCATCTTCAGCTGATGAGAGCAGCCTCTTTTTCTAGTATTTATCGTTTGACGAAATTGagcatataaatataaaataatgggTTTTCTCACTGCAATCACCCCTTAAGTACTCTGTTGCTGAAGTTCGCTAGGATGGACGTCTTAAGTTGTTCCTTTTAAACAAAGTGTTGATCACTGCTTTCACCTGCATTTCTTGTTTTCCAAGTTATCATTGGCAAAAGAATCATACAGATGCCAAAACTGAAGAGGAAAAGATACACATGTATAGCGAGCTTACTTCTTGCGCTTGCTTTTCGTTGTAGATCCGGAAGGATTGCTATGCCAGTTCCTTTTTCTTTGGTTTATGAACCAGTTGTTTATCTGCTTTAACTGCAACCCTGTTTCCTGCACCAATCTTGCTTTGTCTTCCTCCTGTAccaaattgaaccaaacaatAGTTCGAGGATCTGCTGAAAGAATATATGTTCGAACCAGATGTATATATTTGGCAAATTTATTGCATAACACTTACTGTTGGATATGGCCACTTGGAATGTGATTGCCACCATGCTTTTAGATGACAGGTGGTATCTCCTGGCAATTTTCCAGCCCTTCTCTTGCGGAGAATTTCTTCTCTAATGTCCACAATCTTCTCTTTGTAACCCTACACAGCAGAAACCTGATCATTTACTCCAAACCAGGCAATTtacttgattaaatattatgCACTCTGATGAGAATGTTGCCCAGGATTAGTGTAATAAATTGGTAGTGATGTCACTTGTTTAAGTCAAGCTAAGGAGAATCAAGCTCTATATAGGTAGCACGGAAATAAAAATTGCTGAAATGAAAACACGCCGGAACAATGATTTTATAAGTATAGGTTACAAACACAGAGTTTTGAAGTTTCACAAACATTTTCGGAAATGGAAACAGAAACAAAATGCCAAAACGTAAAGACGTAAAGACTTGGGAAGTATTTGTGCAACATATCCAATAAGGGGCTTAAAAAATTTGTTGGTGAAAAGCTGGAGGAAGTCAATTTCATGACTGGATGGATGGCTAATCTGGGAATTTATCTTCCTCTAGAAGTTCTACTTTGCAGAGATTTAATTGAAATCATGCTCTAGAATGTATAGCTCCAGTTATTCAATCTGCGTTCGTAACGATAATAAGAATAATAATGGAGTGTTACCTGTTTCAGCTCATGCTTTAATTCTTTTCTAACAtgctccatcaaagacctctcACTTTCAGTGGGAACAAGAGGACCAAACCCCATACAATCTACGCCATCCAGACTTCCTTCATACAAATTGGCATCACTATCTGCCTGATCATCATCATCGTCAGACATTGTTGCACCTGTGCCTTCACCGAGTGATGCACCTGCCATGCATCATAATTAAAAAGCTTAGACTCTAATCTTACTATGACATACAGCAAAGGCAGATAGAATAtataagaaaaaggaaaaatttaTTGCTACTTAGTTCTTCAAGAAACTCTTCAAGTATTAATATGGTCACTGACACACAAAttgggaaatatggaaaaatggTATGCTGTTAACATATTGCAATTGACAATGCACTGGAATAGCGCCATATAGGTAGTTCCATTTATGCATTACCTGCCTAAGGAAATGACAGCCAATAGTACTACAAACAAAAGGAAGTGCATGTTTCGTAAATTAGGTAATGAAGTGTCTGCTTTTTTATGCAAGGATGACCAAACTATTCTTTAAGTAGATTAGGCACATTGTCATCAAAGCTTGATTTCAGAGATCACTAATCAAAGCAAAACAAGCATCCATGAAATTAATAACTAAtcttacatatttttttatccaaaatcaaatttcaattacCATTTTGATAAAACATGTTTGTATCATTTCAGCAAAATATTTCAATCTTCTTGCTTCATCCCTCATTTTACTTTTCTCCCATTGACTTTCATGCCTTGGCAACTCGCATTCTCCCTCTTATTCAATACAAATTTATTGCCGTATCCTGGTGATGCACAGCGCCTTAAAACATGCTAACTATTAATCTCTCAAGAGATACTACATTGAGCTTAATAACTTCATAAAATCAAGTCTCAAGTCCTCCAACAAAGTTTTCACCTCAAAATGAATTAATGTTGAAAAAGGTTAACCAAGTATATTCAACTAAAACACCAGACAAGGTGTGGTACATTTATGGATACACACATGCAAGTTTCTAGAACTTGTAGCAAAGCAAAAGTTTAAACAGCAAGGATCAAGAACAGTGGCATAGAGGCAAAAGACATTGAATCTTCATAACGTTTTGGCAatatatgtaattaatatcagGAGACACAGAGAATAATACCTGTCAAGCTTTGGAGAGATTGCTCGAGCTCCCAGCAAGCCATCACTGCTTCCATTGCATGGACACGGACATGCTGTTGCAATTGGTCTTTAAAGGAACACAGTAATAGCACATAATGCGTCTGCATAGAAGGCATaggaaaaaaaagtaaaaaaaaaaagatttagcTGAAAAGACCAAAAAATTGGAACATATAAGCATGATTTAGCAGAGAAGgaaaatgaaacaaaatgaTATCATGAAATTAAATGTCTTCTATGACGCAAAGAAATCACTGAATATGAGGAAAAacatatactatatttttaacgTCAAAAGAGAAGGATAAAAAGAATAAGTAGTGAACTCCACCGTCTCAGTGTTGACTTGTGAAATGTTCATGCGATTGGTAACAAATATAACTATCTGACGTTGTGCGTGCATTGATATGCAATGGCATGATAATGTCTTAACAATCAACCACATTTATTGTTGAATGTTAAAAAGTAACATTGTTATCATTATCAATGATTCATGCACTTTCATATTCATTCTTACAAAAAAAAGCAGTTAGGAGTCAGGACATTCTAAACCTAGCAAAATACTCAAGCTAAGAGACAAGAAAAAAGATCGGCTGGGCTCCACTAATGCGGTGTCTCATTCCAGTGAGGATTTGGTCTAAGTTAGCATGAGTTACTTGTCTTTTTATGACTTAAAGCAAAGTAGACTTTCCTTATTGACTCAAGTTATAATTCCTGTACTTCATCCATTTGTTACTCCATGCAACATAGAAACAAGGTTAATCTATATATCATTTGAAAAAACTACTAAAAGTTAATTGTTTCGGGGGGAAATTATATCATGAAGTTTAGTTTCAATTTATGTATTTCATACAAAAGATTAACTTAACATGCAATTTTAAGCACTTCCTGTTTCAAAAGAAGAaatgagaaaaaagaaaagaacaaaatgacattaaaaaggaaaagaaaagaaagtgtATTAGGAGGAGTGAACGAATGTTAACTGCCCCCACCGCCTCTCTTTTCTTCTATTTCTTTTACATGGGAGAAAAAGATGTTTGGAATTGGAAGCAGAATCCATTAGCTTGCAATGATGGATCTAAACCTGGAACATATTTAGAGAATTTATGCAAGTAAGCATTAAGCAAGGACTGGGAGATGTTTCATCTTAATCAATCCATTTTGATATGAAGTGAAAGGTTCTTTTCAATGGGGAAAGATGAAGAATAACTCTGCACCATTGATTCGTTTAAAGCATTATCCGTTTAATGATGCTCACATCACATGGTACTCGTAAATGATCAAATATCAAGCCAATTACTTATGCTTTAGGAACATTCTTTTGAGAAACAATGTGGTAAAGCTTCACATAAgataaaatgttataaaatataGATTCCATTCTCAATAATAATCATGACAATTGCTAACTTTAGATCATTCACACTTCAAAATTGAGGAGGAATCGATACCAAAAGGACCCAAATTGATATATTCTGGGATGGAAAGTTTTTCATTATTTGACGGCACGTAACTGCATTCttctatataaaattatattaaaaaaggcAGAAGATTTATGTTGAAGATTctgaagaaaataaatttatgctCAACTGTCTTTATATAGCATGGGATGTATCTTTCCTTGTGGCCCCAAGAAACACCAAGATTTTATCAAATGTgattattttatcatttaatggaAAAATAATTCACTTTTCCAAGTGCATTAATACCATAAATGATCCAACTTTGCAGAATCAAAGGCAAAATGCCAATAAAACACAGGTGTAAGCAGAGAAATCAATCCAAGTTGTTTGGAAGCTTAGAAGAAACTGAAGTTTATCTTTAATTTCAGAACATATTCATGCAGTtaagtgataaaaaaaaagacatcAGATTCCTAAGTAACTTTTGTCAAACAAAACAGTTTAACCAATTCCTACAATAATGCCACAACTAGTAGATTCTGATTCACATCAAGAGAACTATTATTCACTAAGAAACCCTAGGCTTTCCACATCAACCATCAAATCACACTCAAAATCAAAAAGAACCTTCTTCTTCTAAAGCAATCAACATGGGAATAGCAGAGGAAGGCCTCACTCCCGTTTCAAACTTTGATTTTTAGCAGTTgtgcaaatgaaaaaaaaaatgttaaaaagaaagaaaaccaCACCGTATTCCCATATTACTACACTATGCATCCATGATAAGCAATAATTCATCTCAAAATTCTCAAATTTCTGAAACCTAAAACAGCAAACCAAAATCAATTCATGATCTTTGAAATTGAAGCAAGCCAACATAACAAAATCTGTTTCAAAATGAAAACCCCAGAAAACACAGctcaaaaaatttactttttttatcaaacttGCTCATTAGTTATCATAAAACAGCAATTAAACGACACAACATGCACAAAAACCTCAAAACAGAAGAACAAACGATAAAACAAagcaaaagaaaattataaaaaaagcgAGTAACTAACCATGAACTGGTCAATCTCTTTGTCATCAACAAGGTGAGCATTATTAGCAAGAACAGAATACTTAGCTACAACTTCTTGAGACTGAGCTAACTGTGTATCAATTCTAGCCAACTGGTCAACTGGTGTCGCTATTCTCAAACACGCCACGTGTGCAGCCAACAACTGTTCATACAAAGGATGCCCTAATATCTCTGCTTTACATTTAGCTCTTTCCCAATTACTATCATCTCCACCATCAAAAAGCTCTTCATGGTCAGCTCTTTCGCCTCTGTTTCTACCGCCCAAAAACTCGTCGTTTCTGATGAGTGCTGCCGCCTTGCTCAGCCACGTCGGACCGGCGGAGACAGAGGAAGAACCAGAGTGTGAAAGTGGCGGTTGAAAGGATATTTCTTGTGAAAGATGATCTTGAAAGGCCATTTTGTCTGcacaaaaagttcaaaaaaatagCAAATAACTTTTCTTCTAGTGCACCATTTAAGAAACTAAAAGCGACCCAGCTGAgataattgaaaattaagagCTTGGTAGGCGCTAGTTTTGTATTTTAATGGAGTTTTAAAGAGAAAAACTGTTCTTTTTTAGGTGTTGTTGACAATAAAGAGAGGGAGAAGAGAAATGAAGAGAGTGAAAAGAAAGGGAGAGACTTTTTGGTGGGTAATTAAAGCGTGTGATATGGCGACACGTGTTACTTTAGGGTAATTAATTACTCTAATTAAATGGTGATTAAGAAGGTAAATGCTTAGTGCTTAAACACCTTTTTGTATTCGTCTTAAGCTATCATTAACAGTGTTAATTTCGGACTTATTcaattattaatcaaataagttaGGCTATTCCCATGCATCAACCATATTAAAGAATTAGTAATTCTTTTTAGAAGATAATATATGGAAAATTTAGGATACTTACCCAAATCATCTTTAAAATATAAGTCTCAAccttaatttaagaaaaattggTATGGAAAGGAATTGTAATTCAAATACAAATACAAAGTGTAgatgattaaataattttaatcacTTTCCACTAAATAACAGTATGAATTCATAATGtcttatatttattaaaattagaattctTTTATtccatttaatattataatttaaaaaaatgtaaaaattagtatagcaaacaaaattataaaataaaaatcatatttcCTTACCACTTTCTTAGATACCAAAAATGcccttaatattttttaaattgttaaaaaaccATTTCAGTATtcacatatttatttatataaacaaaattacaataaaatttGATACGTGTTTCTCTtaaccaataaataatactGTAATACCAAAAgcttaaagtttttttttttaaaaaaaaaagtgaaataagAAATTgaccatattttatatttttaatattaattttaatttttaaaaatttaaatacagatttttaatttttacaatttaaaatataaattattattatttcacaattttaaataactagaaataatatttaaaaatatattagtgTAGACATCGGAATATATAATACCATGTCATTGTTCATATGACGGTatcagtattttttttatcaaaatatattcggtatttataattatagcaaattaatttatattttaacttgctaaagttgaaaatttatattaaaattaaatacattaaaatttataatttatttcataattattccattttaaaatcaaaaggtTAGTAAGATTTTGCTAGCTATTACTTCTAAAGTATggcttttttttaacaaaaggtaaaatttttattaataataacgaaaattatataaatgaacGGTTTTTCAACCAATTGAAAGAACTGTTCTAAGGTAATGATTAGTGCTGTAAATATAATTCATTCTGTACATTTTGGTAATCCATCAACTGTGAATGAATTTATTTACTACTCCAATTTAACTAAttgatttgaaatcaaatcaaatcaaatataaaataatattaaatataaatttatttggtCTCTTCCATTTCAAACTCAACCTCTTGCCTGAACTTGCTAGAGCCTAGAGGTGTATAGAAAAGAGTCATAAATGATGTTATCTCATATCTACCATGAATGGAaacttatttttgtaatttttaaagatggagcttaaatctcttaaaatggCATGTTTTCACCGCTCGACTAAAgttctaaattttaataaaaacatattttaacaCTTAACTATCACAAATAAGCTTAAATCTATTTGTAATTCCATCATTTTCCACCAATTCCCACTTTATATTTGAAAGAAAATATTTAAGTGGgttctatatatattttaaaaggaTCATCTAAAATTTTCATAAGTTTCCAAATATAAGGTAAAaagattcatcaaaaaataaaaacaaaattaaaaatcaaatccaaaaaaaaagtttattgtACATGAgtgttataaaaattaaatcggTGGTCAAACTGATGAGGCcatcggttcaaccggtttaacgACTAATTCATCcagtaataaatttttaaaagcaacgaattttaggtatttagcgacagatttctGTCACTAGTTCTCATTGTTCGGTTCAAATTCCGGTTCAATCCCCTAGTTTTAATCCGGTcgatgttaaaaaaaaataaaaaaataacaaataaaaataaagtgtctgaccttaaatttttaataattataatttttagtgtatattaattttaatatttttttatttaagtggTGCTCTATCTAAAATAACGGTCTGCCTTTGTCACAGCCTCCAATCCAATGGtatttcagtttttttatattttagatcGGACCATTAGCCGGTTAACAGTTTAATCGGTTCGACTGGCTGGTTCGGCTGTCTGAGCATTGGCAGGTGAGATAACTGTTTAATCGGTTCGACGGGCTGGTCTGGTTCGATTTTGAAAACAATGGTTGTGTCTGTACATTGGCAGGTGAGGTTAAAGTGTTGCCTACTTAAGCCACTTGCATAGGGGATGAGACAGCTACTATTCCATAATTCCTCTACGAGGTACGCGTGTC
This region of Mercurialis annua linkage group LG1-X, ddMerAnnu1.2, whole genome shotgun sequence genomic DNA includes:
- the LOC126660848 gene encoding homeobox protein knotted-1-like LET12 isoform X2, whose protein sequence is MAFQDHLSQEISFQPPLSHSGSSSVSAGPTWLSKAAALIRNDEFLGGRNRGERADHEELFDGGDDSNWERAKCKAEILGHPLYEQLLAAHVACLRIATPVDQLARIDTQLAQSQEVVAKYSVLANNAHLVDDKEIDQFMTHYVLLLCSFKDQLQQHVRVHAMEAVMACWELEQSLQSLTGASLGEGTGATMSDDDDDQADSDANLYEGSLDGVDCMGFGPLVPTESERSLMEHVRKELKHELKQGYKEKIVDIREEILRKRRAGKLPGDTTCHLKAWWQSHSKWPYPTEEDKARLVQETGLQLKQINNWFINQRKRNWHSNPSGSTTKSKRKK
- the LOC126660848 gene encoding homeobox protein knotted-1-like 13 isoform X1, whose amino-acid sequence is MAFQDHLSQEISFQPPLSHSGSSSVSAGPTWLSKAAALIRNDEFLGGRNRGERADHEELFDGGDDSNWERAKCKAEILGHPLYEQLLAAHVACLRIATPVDQLARIDTQLAQSQEVVAKYSVLANNAHLVDDKEIDQFMTHYVLLLCSFKDQLQQHVRVHAMEAVMACWELEQSLQSLTGASLGEGTGATMSDDDDDQADSDANLYEGSLDGVDCMGFGPLVPTESERSLMEHVRKELKHELKQGYKEKIVDIREEILRKRRAGKLPGDTTCHLKAWWQSHSKWPYPTEEDKARLVQETGLQLKQINNWFINQRKRNWHSNPSGSTTKSKRKKNAGESSDQHFV